A stretch of the Pongo pygmaeus isolate AG05252 chromosome 16, NHGRI_mPonPyg2-v2.0_pri, whole genome shotgun sequence genome encodes the following:
- the LOC129014528 gene encoding uncharacterized protein CSNK1G2-AS1-like encodes MWTQPQTLLGSSVQAGPALRPGAAGAGHCGLGSLPPQFICTPRKENEGLQCPRTHEPPDTRAAHTSSPRATAERGQAQPRTGGAGPQSTADIRPRATVITTRRPRPRQKPTSPRRLHQRRPQGEPASENAAEPSQVAISKGKDPDYANGSKAAMDSRASDAINKSKVDTCASNPSQRRPSRLWGKRSLALPPRLECLFRSSCGSRRATSRPGFPPPEGSHLGCQLLPL; translated from the exons ATGTGGACCCAGCCGCAGACCCTTCTGGGCAGCTCTGTCCAGGCCGGCCCTGCCCTCCGACCTGGGGCTGCAGGGGCTGGCCACTGTGGGCTCGGTTCCCTGCCACCGCAATTCATCTGCACCCCAAGGAAAGAGAATGAGGGGTTGCAGTGCCCCAGGACCCACGAGCCCCCGGACACCAGGGCAGCACATACTTCCAGTCCCAGGGCCACAGCAGAGCGGGGCCAGGCCCAGCCCA GGACGGGCGGGGCCGGTCCTCAGAGCACTGCAGACATCAGACCAAGGGCGACTGTCATCACCACGAGAAGGCCCCGTCCACGGCAGAAGCCAACCTCACCACGCCGACTGCACCAGAGACGCCCACAAGGAGAGCCGGCCTCCGAGAACGCAGCTGAGCCGTCACAGGTCGCCATCAGCAAAGGCAAGGATCCAG ATTATGCAAACGGAAGCAAGGCTGCCATGGACTCCAGAGCCTCAGATGCCATCAACAAAAGCAAAGTGGACACATGTGCATCAAATCCATCACAAAGACGGCCTTCGAGACTCTGGGGGAA acggagtctcgctctgccacccagactggagtgccttTTCCGCTCATCGTGTGGGAGCCGCCGGGCGACGTCCCGCCCCGGTTTCCCTCCACCCGAAGGCAGTCACCTCGGTTGCCAGCTCCTGCCTCTGTGA